From the genome of Desulfovibrio gilichinskyi, one region includes:
- a CDS encoding helix-hairpin-helix domain-containing protein: MISAKPDILKSFRTLPGVGKSIAEDLWNMGYRSLDEMKSEDPEDMYLRLEELSGQHVDRCMLYVFRCVVYCVNTVKRDPHLEKWWNWKD; this comes from the coding sequence ATGATAAGTGCAAAGCCTGATATTCTGAAAAGTTTCCGCACCCTGCCAGGAGTCGGCAAGTCCATTGCCGAAGATCTTTGGAATATGGGGTATCGCTCTCTTGATGAAATGAAGAGTGAAGATCCGGAAGACATGTATCTGCGTCTGGAAGAATTATCCGGACAACATGTGGATCGTTGCATGCTTTATGTTTTCAGATGCGTTGTTTACTGCGTTAACACTGTAAAACGCGACCCGCACTTAGAAAAATGGTGGAATTGGAAAGACTGA